From Bacteroidales bacterium, a single genomic window includes:
- a CDS encoding menaquinone biosynthesis protein, whose amino-acid sequence MKISLIPFLNTLPFVYGLKKKPIDNKTELLYNVPSVAAEKLLNNKVDIGIVPVAVIPLLKEYYIYSDYCIGAVGKAKTVELYSNVPLNKIEKIFLDCKSKTSINLVRILAQKYWRINPEWLNAEENYIDNIENNIAGVVIGDKNFELKDKFEYVFDLADEWRKFTSLPFVFACWIANKKLHGDFIDKFNAAIKYGVENKKAVISEWYANNDNPYNINLREYLFENLSYEFDDLKKKGMMKFLEYLKEIKK is encoded by the coding sequence ATGAAAATATCATTAATACCGTTTTTAAATACCCTTCCTTTTGTTTATGGACTGAAAAAAAAGCCAATTGATAACAAGACCGAATTGCTCTACAATGTGCCGTCAGTGGCTGCAGAAAAGCTTTTAAATAATAAAGTTGATATAGGTATTGTTCCTGTTGCAGTAATTCCTTTGTTGAAAGAATATTATATTTATTCTGATTATTGTATTGGGGCAGTTGGAAAAGCGAAGACAGTTGAGCTATACAGCAATGTTCCTTTGAATAAAATCGAAAAAATATTTTTAGATTGCAAGTCAAAAACATCAATAAATCTTGTGCGCATTCTTGCACAAAAATACTGGAGGATTAACCCAGAATGGCTCAATGCAGAGGAAAATTATATTGACAATATAGAAAATAATATTGCAGGTGTTGTGATTGGCGATAAGAATTTCGAACTTAAAGATAAATTCGAGTATGTTTTTGATTTGGCAGATGAATGGCGTAAATTCACTTCATTGCCATTTGTTTTCGCATGCTGGATTGCAAATAAGAAATTGCATGGTGATTTTATTGATAAATTCAATGCGGCAATTAAATACGGTGTTGAAAATAAAAAAGCTGTTATTAGTGAATGGTATGCCAATAATGACAATCCATATAATATCAATCTTCGCGAATATCTCTTTGAAAATTTGAGTTATGAATTTGATGATTTGAAGAAAAAAGGAATGATGAAGTTTTTAGAATATCTTAAAGAAATAAAAAAATAA